A stretch of Triticum aestivum cultivar Chinese Spring chromosome 1D, IWGSC CS RefSeq v2.1, whole genome shotgun sequence DNA encodes these proteins:
- the LOC123181144 gene encoding myosin-1 encodes MASVEVRSVRKSAALRPRGPAKVQPARSMSLDYKYSAARAGVEPGPAPNGVGRRAAADEEGDAVPPEGDADSPYSSKATTTEEESAGGGGEADSASSAAAAPRSPSPAAAAGPSPRDTRWGDTSSYGAKKKHRVFCQLPNGDWALCTVITTSGDESVLKVPEGKVLRLKTESLQPANPEILDGVDDLMQLSYLSEPSVLYNLQYRYSQDMIYTKAGPVLVAVNPFKKVALYGNGYIKAYKNKTMDSPHVYAIADSALREMKRDEVNQSIIISGESGAGKTETAKIAMQYLASLGGGSGIEYEILQTNPILEAFGNAKTLRNDNSSRFGKLIEIHFSTTGRICGAMVQTFLLEKSRVVQCAVGERSYHIFYQLCAGAPTTLREKLNLKKVDEYKYLKQSCCYSIAGVDDAEMFRAVTEAMNIVHISQEDQDNVFAMVSAVLWLGDVSFTIIDNENHVEITVEEAAETVSRLLGCSIEDLNLALSKRHMKVNNENIVQKLTLTQATDTRDALAKALYASLFEWLVEQINKSLSVGKRRTGRSISILDIYGFESFDKNSFEQFCINYANERLQQHFNRHLFKLEQEEYVEDGIDWAKVEFEDNQDCLNLFEKKPLGLLSLLDEESTFPNATDLTFANKLKQHLDTNSCFRGERGKAFTVRHYAGEVAYDTSGFLEKNRDLLHMDSIQFLAKCKLSIPQTFASKMLAQSDNLESVPYRPSVADSQKLSVAMKFKGQLFQLMQRLESTTPHFIRCIKPNNLQLPAIYGQELVLQQLKCCGVLEVVRISRSGYPTRMTHQKFARRYGFLLLEDVASQDPLSVSVAILHQFNILPEMYQVGYTKLFFRTGQIGNLENTRNRTLHGVLRVQSCFRGYQARRHASERIRGVLALQSFIRAENARQSYSSLLRKHRAATLVQKNLRGWRARRYFIKIRKASVVIQSGIRGCLVRRCAGNVDLLNVLREFESKKEADGDQILIKASFLAELQRRILRAEATVREKDEENEMLHQRLQQYENRWLEYEQKMKAMEEMWQKQMRSLQSSLSVAKKSLALDETPRMSDSSVEQSWESNGNHVGGGSSQQLAAAPRITGREMNASMSVIGRLAEELEQRSQVFADDAKFLVEVKSGQADASLNPDVELRRLKQNFDSWKKDFGSRIRETKVILNKLASGGGGGGNESSPNSAKRKWWGRLNTSKFS; translated from the exons ATGGCGTCGGTGGAGGTGCGGTCCGTGCGGAAGTCCGCGGCGTTGCGCCCGCGCGGGCCCGCCAAGGTGCAGCCCGCGCGGTCCATGTCGCTCGACTACAAGTACTCCGCCGCGCGTGCTGGCGTCGAGCCCGGCCCGGCGCCCAACGGCGTAGGGCGCCGGGCTGCGGCGGACGAGGAAGGGGATGCGGTGCCGCCCGAGGGAGACGCCGACTCTCCCTACAGCTCCAAGGCGACGACGACGGAGGAGGAGAGTGCTGGGGGTGGCGGGGAGGCCGATTCAGCGTCCTCTGCAGCCGCGGCGCCGCGGAGTCCGTCGCCGGCGGCAGCTGCTGGCCCCTCACCGCGCGACACCAGATGGGGTGACACCAGCTCCTACGGTGCTAAAAAG AAGCATAGAGTTTTTTGCCAGCTTCCAAATGGTGATTGGGCCTTATGCACCGTGATTACTACCTCTGGTGACGAGTCTGTACTAAAGGTTCCTGAAGGAAAA GTTCTAAGATTGAAAACGGAGAGCCTTCAACCTGCAAATCCTGAAATTCTTGATGGAGTGGATGATCTTATGCAGCTGAGTTATCTAAGTGAACCATCTGTGCTGTACAACTTGCAGTACAGATATTCACAAGACATGATTTAT ACTAAAGCAGGTCCAGTTTTGGTGGCCGTCAACCCTTTTAAGAAGGTTGCACTGTATGGTAATGGGTATATTAAAGCATATAAAAACAAAACAATGGACAGTCCACATGTGTATGCAATAGCAGATTCAGCGCTTCGTGAAATGAAAAGAG ATGAAGTTAACCAGTCCATTATTATAAG TGGTGAGAGTGGAGCAGGAAAAACAGAAACTGCAAAGATTGCCATGCAGTATCTGGCTTCACTTGGAGGTGGAAGTGGCATAGAGTATGAGATCCTACAGACTAACCCAATACTCGAGGCTTTTGGCAATGCAAAGACATTAAGAAATGATAATTCAAGTcgcttc GGAAAGCTCATCGAAATTCATTTCAGTACGACTGGAAGAATATGTGGTGCCATGGTTCAAACAT TTCTACTCGAGAAG TCAAGGGTTGTACAGTGTGCAGTCGGTGAGCGTTCCTACCATATATTTTATCAGCTATGTGCTGGTGCTCCAACGACACTCAGAG AGAAGTTGAATTTGAAGAAGGTGGATGAATACAAATATCTGAAACAGAGTTGTTGCTATTCAATTGCTGGCGTGGATGATGCCGAAATGTTTCGTGCTGTAACG GAAGCCATGAACATCGTCCATATCAGCCAGGAGGACCAAGATAATGTTTTCGCAATGGTTTCAGCTGTGCTCTGGCTTGGAGATGTCTCTTTCACAATTATTGATAATGAAAATCATGTTGAGATCACTGTAGAAGAAG CTGCGGAAACGGTTTCACGACTTCTTGGCTGCAGTATTGAAGATCTCAATTTAGCTTTGTCAAAGCGGCACATGAAAGTTAATAATGAGAATATTGTCCAGAAGCTTACCCTTACACAG GCAACTGACACACGGGATGCTCTGGCCAAAGCACTCTATGCCAGTTTGTTCGAGTGGCTTGTAGAACAAATTAACAAGTCCCTTTCAGTTGGCAAGCGTCGAACTGGGAGATCAATCAGTATTCTTGACATCTACGGCTTTGAATCATTTGAT AAAAACAGTTTTGAACAGTTCTGCATTAATTATGCCAATGAGAGGCTACAACAACATTTCAACCGCCATTTGTTTAAGCTTGAGCAAGAG GAATATGTTGAAGATGGCATTGACTGGGCTAAGGTTGAGTTTGAGGACAACCAGGATTGCTTGAATCTATTTGAGAAA AAACCACTGGGGTTATTGTCTCTGCTGGATGAGGAATCTACATTCCCTAATGCCACAGACCTTACTTTTGCAAACAAGCTGAAGCAACATCTTGACACTAATTCTTGCTTCAGAGGAGAAAGAGGCAAGGCTTTCACTGTCCGTCACTATGCAGGAGAG GTGGCGTATGACACATCGGGTTTTCTGGAGAAGAACAGAGATTTATTGCACATGGACTCGATTCAGTTCCTTGCCAAATGCAAATTATCTATACCACAAACGTTTGCATCTAAGATGCTTGCTCAATCTGATAATCTAGAATCCGTACCATACAGGCCTAGTGTTGCTGATTCGCAGAAGTTAAGTGTAGCAATGAAGTTTAAG GGACAATTGTTCCAacttatgcaaagacttgaaagcACAACACCACACTTCATACGTTGTATTAAACCAAATAATTTGCAACTCCCTGCCATTTACGGACAAGAACTTGTGCTTCAACAACTGAAATGCTGCGGGGTTCTTGAAGTTGTGCGCATTTCAAGATCTGGGTACCCAACGAGAATGACTCATCAGAAGTTTGCTCGGCG GTATGGTTTTCTTCTTCTTGAGGATGTTGCGTCTCAAGATCCACTTAGTGTTTCGGTTGCAATTCTTCATCAATTCAACATTTTGCCTGAGATGTATCAAGTTGGCTACACAAAGTTATTCTTCCGAACTGGTCAG ATTGGCAACCTTGAGAATACTCGGAATCGTACTCTGCATGGTGTTTTAAGGGTTCAAAGTTGTTTCCGAGGGTATCAAGCACGGCGCCATGCAAGTGAACGAATCAGAGGAGTTTTGGCTCTTCAATCAT TCATTCGTGCTGAGAATGCAAGGCAAAGTTATTCATCTCTGTTGAGGAAACATAGGGCAGCCACTCTTGTGCAGAAAAATCTAAGAGGCTGGCGTGCAAGAAGATACTTCATCAAGATACGGAAGGCTTCAGTGGTTATACAATCTG GTATCCGCGGCTGCCTTGTTAGAAGATGCGCCGGCAATGTCGATCTACTGAACGTGTTGAGAGAATTCGAGTCGAAAAAG GAGGCAGACGGCGACCAAATCTTGATCAAGGCGTCTTTCCTGGCCGAGCTACAACGGCGAATCCTTCGTGCCGAGGCGACAGTTCGAGAGAAGGACGAGGAGAACGAGATGCTACACCAGCGGCTCCAGCAATACGAGAACCGGTGGCTAGAATACGAGCAGAAAATGAAGGCGATGGAGGAGATGTGGCAGAAGCAGATGCGGTCGCTGCAGTCGAGCCTGTCGGTGGCCAAGAAGAGCCTGGCCCTGGACGAGACGCCTCGGATGTCCGACTCGTCCGTGGAGCAGAGCTGGGAGAGCAACGGGAACCACGTCGGTGGGGGCTCCTCCCAGCAGCTGGCGGCGGCGCCGCGGATCACCGGGCGCGAGATGAACGCCAGCATGAGCGTCATCGGGCGGTTGGCGGAGGAGCTTGAGCAGCGGAGCCAGGTGTTCGCCGACGACGCCAAGTTCCTGGTGGAGGTCAAGTCCGGGCAGGCGGACGCGAGCCTGAACCCGGACGTGGAGCTCCGCAGGCTGAAGCAGAACTTCGACTCGTGGAAGAAGGACTTCGGCTCCCGCATCAGGGAGACCAAGGTGATCCTGAACAAGctcgcgagcggcggcggcggcggcggcaacgagtCCTCCCCCAACTCGGCCAAGCGGAAGTGGTGGGGCAGGCTCAACACCTCCAAGTTCTCGTGA
- the LOC123181145 gene encoding putative lipid-transfer protein DIR1 has translation MAHHRRTTRATIHIHETHTAQHRRKGNTSKMSQLARASLTAMAMLLLLAAAAAAAGPAAGGAAVADPAGCQDDVVALNEACYKYVQKGAPTVPPSQECCDAVKSVDVPCVCSYLGSPGVRDNISMEKVFYVSQQCGVSIPGNCGGSKV, from the exons ATGGCACATCACCGCCGCACCACAAGAGCAACCATCCACATCCACGAGACACACACAGCACAGCATCGGCGTAAAGGGAACACCAGCAAGATGTCTCAGCTCGCCCGCGCCAGCCTGACTGCGATGGCGATGCTCCTTCTCCTTGccgctgctgcggcggcggcggggccggcggccggcggcgcggcTGTGGCGGACCCAGCAGGCTGCCAGGACGACGTTGTGGCGCTCAACGAGGCCTGCTACAAGTACGTGCAGAAGGGCGCGCCGACGGTGCCGCCGTCGCAGGAGTGCTGCGACGCCGTGAAGAGCGTGGACGTGCCCTGCGTCTGCAGCTACCTGGGCAGCCCCGGCGTGAGGGACAACATCAGCATGGAGAAGGTGTTCTACGTCTCCCAGCAGTGCGGCGTCAGCATCCCTGGGAACTGCGGAG GATCGAAGGTCTGA